GCGCGTCGTCCCCGATAACGTAGGCGACGTTGCCGATAACTTCAATACCAGAAGCCGAAGGCAGCTTCGGCAACACCGCTTCGTGACGAATCAGGGCGAGCATATTGTAGGGGCTTAGGGTCTTGGGGGCTTAAGGACTTAGTTGACTTTCTTACATTCTGCGCAGAGCAGAGCGAATCGAAGGCAGGCAGAGCCAAAGACCTTTTCATAACAGAACGTCTGACGGTAGAACGAATCGTTCGTACGTCAAATGTTCAGTCAAGTGTTCGATGAAAGTCGTTCAGACGTGAAGGGTCTTTGACTCCGGTTCTTGACTCCACCTGCCTTCGATTCGCTCTGCTCTGCGCAGAATACAAGAACGTCATCTAAGTCCCTAAGACCCCAAGCCCCTAAGTCCCTACTTCACAATCGTAAACTCCACGCGGCGGTTGAGCTTGCGGGTTTCTTCCCGGTCGTTGGAGGCGCGGGGGCGGCTGCCGCCGTAGCCCACGGTGCTGATGCGGCCTTCGGCCACGCCGCGCTGCACAAGGTAGCGCTTCACCTCGGTTACCCGGTCTTCGGAGAGCTTCACGTTCAGGTCGGCGCGGCCCTGGTTGTCGGTGTGACCTTCCAGGCGGATGTTTACCGTGGGGTTGTCTTGCAGGGTGCGGGCCAGGCGGTTCAGCTCGGTGTAGGAGGCGGGCAGCAGCGTGTACTTGCCCTGGGCGAAGATGAGCGTGGGCAGCTCCAGGCTGGAGCCCACGGCGGCCGGCACCAGCAGCAGCTCCAGGGCGCGGGAGCCAGTCATGTTCACGGTATCGGTGGCGGTGAGGTAGCCGGCGCGGGCGGCCAGCACCCGGTAGCGGCCGGGCGGCAACGTCAGCTGGAAGCTGCCGGCGTTGGCATCGGTGCGCACCGTAGCGTTGAACACCAAGTCGTTGTCGAGGCGGAGGGCGCGCACCTCGGTGGCCAGGGGCTGGCGGGTTTTGGCGTCGAGGGCCCGGCCCGTGAGCAAGGTGCGGGGCGCGGCGGAGGCCGGCACGGGCGCGGCAGCCACGGGCGGCGCGGCGGCCGTGTCGCGGGGGGCGGGCACCACGCCCGCAGCCGTGCCGTACAGGTCGGCCGGACCGTTGGCCGTGCGTGAGGAAGCGTAGTAGGCCTGCTTGCCGTTGGCCGAGAGGCTCAGGTAGGCATCGAAGCCGGGGCCGTTGATGGGGGCGCCCAGGTTGCGCGGCTCGCTCCAGCGGGTCCAGGTGTCGTCGAGGCGCTCGGTCACGAAAATGTCGGCGCTGCCGTAGCCGGCGTGGCCGTAGGAGCTGAAATAGAGAGTTTTGCCATCCGGGGCCAGCCAGGGCGCAAACTCAAACCCCGGCGAGTTCACCACCGGCCCCAGGCTTTGCGGGTCGGTCCAGCCGCCGTCGGGGGTGGGGCGGCTCACGTACAGGTCGTTGGCGCCCTGGGTGTCGCCACGCTCCAACGACAGCAGCAGAAACTGCTCGTCAGGCGTCATAAAAAACGACGTGGCCGGCCCGGCCGTGTAGTAATTCGTAATCCGTAGGGGCTCGGGCCGCACGCCTTTGCTTAGCTCCCGGGTTACGCGGCTCGTGCCTTCATCCCGAAACGAACCGTCGCGCTCATACTGGCCGCGCACCAGCAGGCGGGCACCGTTGCCAGTCACGGCCATCACGCCGTTATTTTGGGGCGTGTTCAGCGCGTCGAGACGGGTGGCTGGGGGCCAGGTGCGCCCCTGGTCGGCCGACTGGCTCAGCCACGCGTCGCCCGACTCGGCCATACCCTCGGTGTTGGCGGCGTAGCGGGTGCGGCTGAAGTAGAGGGTTTTGCCATCCGGGGCGGGTACGGGCTGTAGCTCGTTGCCCGGCGTGTTGAGGGCAGCCAGCGGCAGCGGCGGGCCGAAGCCCGGCTTGGTGGGGTCCACCAGGTTGAGGCGCAGCTTAAACAGCTTCCACTGCTGGGTACCGCGGTTCTGGGGGCGCTGTCCCACCACGGGCGTGCCGTTAAACTTATCGGGGGCGGCCAGCGAGGCGCACTTGTCGTTGCCGCGGCTCACCAGCATAAAGCTGCCCAGAGGCCCCGACGGAATCAGCTTCCACTGCTGGTAGAAGCTGCCGGTCCAGGGCCGCTGCACGATGGGGGCGTTTTCGTCGGGCTTTTCCAGGGTCAGGCACTTGCCGCTGTGGCGGGCCTCGATGCGGTAAAAGTCGCTGCCGCGGGCCGCCGGCACAAAGCGCCACTGCTGGCTGTTGGCCTGGGTAAACTCCCACTGCACCCCGGCCGCGCCAGCCTCGGGCGAGGCCGTGGCCACGTCGAGGGAGCGGCCACTGCTGCGGGCTACAATGCCGTACCAGGCGTTTTCATCGGGAGTGAAAGCAGCTTGAGCCCAGGACGGCCCAGCGGCCAGCCACCACCCGGCCGCCACCAGCAGCACAAGACGAAACAAGGGAAAGTTCATGCGCACAAATCGGGGTTGACAAAGCGCAAGTTAGCCGAATTCCCAACCCCGCCCGGCACCTACCCTCCCGAAGTCAGCTGGTGCGCCCCGGCCCCCGCGCCTTGCCTCCCACCACCCTGGCGCAACTTCTTCCGCTGGCCGCTACTCATGTTATCCATAAAAAATACCGGGCCGGGACACGCAGTGCGTCGTCCCGGCCCGGTGCAGTTTCAGCTACCCAACAAGCGGTTAGCTGGCGTTGCTGATGTATTTGAACCGCACAAAACGGTCGTTTTCATAAATAGCGGTGAAGTGCCCACCCCCGGCTTTGGCTTCCGCCTTCCGGTCGGCGCCTTTGCTCGCATTAGTGGTAGCTCCGGAGCCCGAAGAAGTTGGAACCGACGGGTAAGCGCCGGGCATCATGCCGGGCACGTGGCAAATGAATGAGAGGATTTTAGATGCCATAAGTTGTTTTCACTTTAGTTAGGTGAACAGAAGAACAAAGACCAAAACGGCACGCGGCCTACATCCCTTCCGCGCGGGAAGGGCATCCAATTACGAGACAGGGTATAAAGATATTGCCATCTGATTGAACGATGCTAAGGTATAAAATTTCTTGGCTTACTACCAATCCGGGGAAACTGGTATTTTTCTATCCGTGCTAGCACGTAGGCAAGCTGTTGCTTTTCCGTACTATGTGCTTTGACAATCAGTCTCTTAGTAGATGACATTTCACCGTCATCGGTTTCACTTGTATGACGAAACCGCCGAAAAAGTAGACGAACGAGCCTGTCTGGTCTCCCATTCAGCTTCTCCGAGCAAGCTGAACTGGCCGGCGCCAGCTCGTTTGCACCGCGCCGCTGCTTTTCTACGACCCTCCTGCGGCCTTCGCCCACGGCCTTTCAGCGAACAGTGCCCCTGCGCTGCCCGCTTGTTCAAGCAACCACAACTCCCCTAAGACACGCCTCCACGCTGCGGCCTCCGCGCCAGAACACAGCGGCAAACTGCCGCTTGGCGAGGCTATACCTGGGGGCTTTACCAGCCCACGGCTACTCTGGCGCTGAGACCGTCAGGCTATCAGCTTGTGCCGCAGCGCGTACTGAATCAGGCCTACCACTGACTTGGAGTTGGTTTTGGCGAGGATGTTTTTGCGGTGCGTTTCCACAGTTCGCTCACTGATGAACAGCAGCTCGGCAATGTGCTGGTTGGAGTGCTCCTGGGCAATAAGCTGCAAAATTTCCCGCTCCCGGCAGGTAAGCTCGGCGGGGCGCACCTGCTCGCGGCGGCTAGTCATGCGCAGGTTCTCCAGCAGCGTGGCGGCCACATCGGGGCTGAAATAGGTGTGGCCGGCCGCTACCCGGTGCACGGCCTCGCTGAGTTCGGCCCTGCCGGCAGTTTTGAGTACGTAGGCCGCTCCGCCAGCTTCCAGCACCTCCGCCACCGAAGCGTGGTCGTGGAATACGCTGATAACCAGTACCCGCACGGCCGGGTACGCCCTTCGGATAGCGGCCGTCAGCTGCAAGCCGCTCATGCCCGGCATGTTCAGGTCCACCACTGCCACGTGTACTTCGGGGTGGCGGGCCAGCTGGGCCAGGGCTTCTTCGCCGCTGGTAGCCTGGGCCACCACCCGAATGTTTTCTTCCAAGCGCAGCAGGGCCTTCAGCCCCTCAAGTACCATGGGGTGGTCGTCGACGAGCAACAGCTGGATGGTAGATACCCCGGTAGAAACTTCAGCCATACCCATAACGCTTCAACTACACCTTGGCCTGCGTCCACAGGCTCACCCAACCATATTTCTTGTCCTATCCAGCTCGATATAGACCTAGAGAAGCAGCCGTATCTTATTAGGTAAGTTATACTTATTCCAGTAATATTTTAAAGAAACGTTAGTAGTATAAACATATAATTTCCTCCAGCAAACCACTAGCTATTTGACTATCAAAGTCCTACTCTACTTAACACTAAAGGCACTTCTTCTGAGAAGAAGCGGCTTTGGTAAGGATGCCCGTGGCTTCACGGATGCTTAGCGCAGGCCATATTTACCTTTGAACTTGTCGCGCAGGTAGGTTTGCTTGGTGTCGAGGTGCAAGGCGCGGCCGTCGATGAAGGCGCGGGTCACGTCATTGGTGCGCATATCGAGCAGGTCGCCGCGGCTGACGACGAGGGTGGCGCTTTTGCCGGCTTCCAGGGTGCCATAGTCTTTCTCAATGCCCAAAATGCGGGCGGGGCTGAGCGTTACGGCTTCCAGGGCCTGCTCTTTGGTGAGCCCAAAGCCGGCCGCCGTGCCCGCAATAAAGGCCAGGTTACGGGAGCCCGACGTTTCCTGCCCGCCTTCGTAGTCGAGGCAGAACCGCACGCCGGCTTGCTGGAGCAAACTGGGCAGGCGGTACGGCAAGTCGTAGTCGTCGCCGTCGCGGCGGGGCAGGGCGTGGATGCGGGACAGGACCACGGCCACGTCGTTCTGCTTCAGGAAGTCGAGCATCATCCAGGCGTCGCGGGCCCCTACTACAGTTACGTTCGCCACGCCCAGGCGGCGGGCCATGCGCACGGCCTCCAGGATTTCCTTGCCGTAGTCGGCGTGGATGAACAGGGTTTTGGAGCCGTCGAACAAGCCGGCCAGGGACGTGAGGCGCAGGTTTTCGCGGCGGCCGGCGGGCTGCTCCCGGTAGGCACGGGCTTCGGTGAGCAGGCTTTCCAGCTGGCGCAGCTGCTCCTGCCGGGCTTTTTCGCGCTTCTCCACGGCCACGGCGTCTTCGGCGGGGCTTAGCTTGATAACCATGGGCGGCCAGTTGAGGTGCAGGCCGTCATCGGCGCGCACCTGGGCATCCTGCCAGTTCCAGGCGTCGAGCTGTACCACGCTGCTCTGGCCCGAGAGCAGGCCGCCGCGGGGCGTCACCTGGGCCAGCAGCACCCCGTTGGTGCGCACGGTGGGCAGAATGTCGGAGTCGGTGTTATAGGCAATCAGGCTGCGCACGTTGGGGTTGAAGTCGCCCACCTCGCGCGAATCCACGGTGGCCCGCACGGCTTCCACCTCGGCCAAACCCAGCGTGGAGTTGGGCAGAATCAGGCCGGGGTAGATTTCCTGGCCCTTCACGTCGATGACCTCGTAGGCGGCGCGGTCAGCAGTCAGTCCGCTTTGGGCCCCGGCGTAGGTAATGCGCCCCTTGTCGAAAGCCACGGCGGCATCGGGCACCACCGTGCCGTTGCCCACGTGCAGGGTGCCGCCCAGCAGCAAGATGGGTTTGCTCTGGGGCGGGGCCGGCGCGGGCACCTGGGCCAGGGCCGGGGCGGCGGTGAGCAGGCAGAGGGCGAGAAGAAGGTGTTTCATATGATTGCCTCACCCCCTAGCCCCCTCTTCAAAAGAGAGGGGGAACTAGTTTTTAGAACTAGCAGCTAGCTCC
This region of Hymenobacter sp. YIM 151500-1 genomic DNA includes:
- a CDS encoding OmpA family protein yields the protein MNFPLFRLVLLVAAGWWLAAGPSWAQAAFTPDENAWYGIVARSSGRSLDVATASPEAGAAGVQWEFTQANSQQWRFVPAARGSDFYRIEARHSGKCLTLEKPDENAPIVQRPWTGSFYQQWKLIPSGPLGSFMLVSRGNDKCASLAAPDKFNGTPVVGQRPQNRGTQQWKLFKLRLNLVDPTKPGFGPPLPLAALNTPGNELQPVPAPDGKTLYFSRTRYAANTEGMAESGDAWLSQSADQGRTWPPATRLDALNTPQNNGVMAVTGNGARLLVRGQYERDGSFRDEGTSRVTRELSKGVRPEPLRITNYYTAGPATSFFMTPDEQFLLLSLERGDTQGANDLYVSRPTPDGGWTDPQSLGPVVNSPGFEFAPWLAPDGKTLYFSSYGHAGYGSADIFVTERLDDTWTRWSEPRNLGAPINGPGFDAYLSLSANGKQAYYASSRTANGPADLYGTAAGVVPAPRDTAAAPPVAAAPVPASAAPRTLLTGRALDAKTRQPLATEVRALRLDNDLVFNATVRTDANAGSFQLTLPPGRYRVLAARAGYLTATDTVNMTGSRALELLLVPAAVGSSLELPTLIFAQGKYTLLPASYTELNRLARTLQDNPTVNIRLEGHTDNQGRADLNVKLSEDRVTEVKRYLVQRGVAEGRISTVGYGGSRPRASNDREETRKLNRRVEFTIVK
- a CDS encoding response regulator yields the protein MAEVSTGVSTIQLLLVDDHPMVLEGLKALLRLEENIRVVAQATSGEEALAQLARHPEVHVAVVDLNMPGMSGLQLTAAIRRAYPAVRVLVISVFHDHASVAEVLEAGGAAYVLKTAGRAELSEAVHRVAAGHTYFSPDVAATLLENLRMTSRREQVRPAELTCREREILQLIAQEHSNQHIAELLFISERTVETHRKNILAKTNSKSVVGLIQYALRHKLIA
- a CDS encoding amidohydrolase family protein, with protein sequence MKHLLLALCLLTAAPALAQVPAPAPPQSKPILLLGGTLHVGNGTVVPDAAVAFDKGRITYAGAQSGLTADRAAYEVIDVKGQEIYPGLILPNSTLGLAEVEAVRATVDSREVGDFNPNVRSLIAYNTDSDILPTVRTNGVLLAQVTPRGGLLSGQSSVVQLDAWNWQDAQVRADDGLHLNWPPMVIKLSPAEDAVAVEKREKARQEQLRQLESLLTEARAYREQPAGRRENLRLTSLAGLFDGSKTLFIHADYGKEILEAVRMARRLGVANVTVVGARDAWMMLDFLKQNDVAVVLSRIHALPRRDGDDYDLPYRLPSLLQQAGVRFCLDYEGGQETSGSRNLAFIAGTAAGFGLTKEQALEAVTLSPARILGIEKDYGTLEAGKSATLVVSRGDLLDMRTNDVTRAFIDGRALHLDTKQTYLRDKFKGKYGLR